The following are from one region of the Streptomyces tuirus genome:
- a CDS encoding galactose-binding domain-containing protein — MISSERPYRRRKNVTVVSLLLLVLSLALGPTPSAAAGDNWWDPAARPAPDSQINVTGEPFTGTDAEGRVRGFVDAHDHIFSNEAFGGRLICGKAFSEQGVADALKDCPEHYPDGSLAIFDFITNGGDGKHDPNGWPTFKDWPRHDSLTHQQNYYAWIERAWRGGQRVLVNDLVTNGVICSVYFFKDRSCDEMTSIRLQAKLTYDMQAYVDRMYGGPGKGWFRVVTDSAQARKVIEQGKLAVVMGVETSEPFGCKQVLDIAQCSRADIDKGLDELHALGVRSMFLCHKFDNALCGVRFDSGSLGTAINVGQFLSTGTYWKTETCKGPQHDNPIGNAAAPAAEKKLPEGEKVPSYSADAQCNVRGLTDLGEYAVRGMMKRGMMLEIDHMSVKATGRVLDIFESESYPGVLSSHSWMDMDWTERVYGLGGFIAQYMHGSEGFIAEAKRTEALRDKYGVGYGYGTDMNGVGGWPGPRGADAPNKVTYPFKSVDGGSVIDRQTTGERTWDLNTDGAAHYGLVPDWIEDIRRVGGQDTVDDLFRGAESYLGTWGASEHHKAGANLAAGAATSASSSEWSLFTSYQPHRAVDGDRRTRWASDWSDDQWYQVDLGSARTVGRVTLDWERAYAKSYRIELSADGTTWRTAWSTTAGDGGLDTARFAGTPARYVRVHGLERGTGWGYSLHEVGVHGG; from the coding sequence GTGATCAGTTCCGAACGCCCGTACCGCAGACGCAAGAACGTCACCGTTGTGTCGCTTCTCCTGCTCGTGCTGTCGCTCGCGCTCGGCCCCACCCCGAGCGCGGCGGCCGGGGACAACTGGTGGGACCCGGCCGCACGGCCCGCGCCCGACTCCCAGATCAACGTCACCGGCGAGCCCTTCACCGGCACCGACGCCGAGGGCCGGGTGCGCGGGTTCGTCGACGCGCACGACCACATCTTCTCCAACGAGGCCTTCGGCGGCCGTCTGATCTGCGGCAAGGCGTTCTCCGAGCAGGGCGTGGCCGACGCGCTCAAGGACTGCCCGGAGCACTACCCCGACGGCTCGCTCGCGATCTTCGACTTCATCACCAACGGCGGTGACGGCAAGCACGACCCGAACGGCTGGCCCACCTTCAAGGACTGGCCGCGGCACGACTCGCTGACCCACCAGCAGAACTACTACGCCTGGATCGAGCGGGCCTGGCGCGGCGGGCAGCGCGTGCTGGTCAACGACCTCGTCACCAACGGCGTGATCTGCTCGGTGTACTTCTTCAAGGACCGCTCCTGCGACGAGATGACGTCCATCCGGCTGCAGGCCAAGCTGACGTACGACATGCAGGCCTACGTCGACCGGATGTACGGCGGGCCCGGCAAGGGCTGGTTCCGGGTCGTCACCGACAGCGCGCAGGCCCGCAAGGTCATCGAGCAGGGCAAACTGGCGGTGGTCATGGGGGTCGAGACCTCCGAGCCGTTCGGCTGCAAGCAGGTCCTGGACATCGCGCAGTGCAGCAGGGCGGACATCGACAAGGGCCTGGACGAACTGCACGCGCTGGGCGTGCGCAGCATGTTCCTGTGCCACAAGTTCGACAACGCCCTGTGCGGGGTGCGGTTCGACTCGGGCTCGCTCGGAACGGCCATCAACGTCGGGCAGTTCCTGTCGACCGGCACCTACTGGAAGACCGAGACGTGCAAGGGCCCGCAGCACGACAACCCCATCGGCAACGCGGCGGCGCCCGCGGCCGAGAAGAAGCTCCCGGAGGGCGAGAAGGTCCCCTCGTACAGCGCCGACGCCCAGTGCAACGTGCGGGGGCTCACCGATCTCGGCGAGTACGCCGTCCGCGGCATGATGAAGCGCGGCATGATGCTGGAGATCGACCACATGAGCGTCAAGGCCACCGGCCGGGTGCTCGACATCTTCGAGTCCGAGTCCTACCCCGGCGTGCTCTCCTCGCACAGCTGGATGGACATGGACTGGACCGAGCGGGTCTACGGCCTCGGCGGCTTCATCGCCCAGTACATGCACGGCTCCGAGGGCTTCATCGCGGAGGCCAAGCGCACCGAGGCCCTGCGCGACAAGTACGGCGTGGGCTACGGCTACGGCACCGACATGAACGGCGTCGGCGGCTGGCCGGGACCGCGCGGGGCGGACGCGCCGAACAAGGTCACCTACCCGTTCAAGAGCGTCGACGGCGGTTCGGTCATCGACCGGCAGACCACCGGCGAGCGCACCTGGGACCTGAACACCGACGGCGCCGCCCACTACGGCCTCGTCCCGGACTGGATCGAGGACATCCGCCGGGTCGGCGGCCAGGACACGGTCGACGACCTGTTCCGGGGCGCGGAGTCCTACCTCGGCACCTGGGGGGCCTCCGAGCACCACAAGGCCGGCGCCAACCTGGCGGCCGGCGCCGCCACTTCGGCCAGTTCCTCGGAGTGGAGCCTGTTCACGAGCTACCAGCCGCACCGGGCCGTCGACGGAGACCGCCGCACCCGCTGGGCGAGCGACTGGAGCGACGACCAGTGGTACCAGGTCGACCTCGGCTCGGCGCGGACCGTCGGGCGGGTCACCCTCGACTGGGAGCGCGCGTACGCCAAGTCGTACCGGATCGAGCTGTCGGCCGACGGCACGACCTGGCGGACCGCCTGGTCCACGACCGCCGGTGACGGCGGCCTGGACACCGCGCGGTTCGCCGGCACACCGGCCCGGTACGTCCGCGTCCACGGGCTGGAGCGCGGCACCGGCTGGGGCTACTCCCTCCACGAGGTCGGCGTCCACGGCGGCTGA
- a CDS encoding MerR family transcriptional regulator, translating to MPADTPLSDRLEDDDYPAYTMGRAAEMLGTTPGFLRAIGEARLITPLRSEGGHRRYSRYQLRIAARARELVDRGTPIEAACRIVILEDQLEEAQRIHAEYRAAHEASGGSSPASS from the coding sequence ATGCCAGCAGATACCCCGCTCAGTGATCGTCTGGAAGACGATGACTACCCGGCCTACACCATGGGCCGGGCCGCCGAGATGCTCGGCACCACTCCCGGCTTCCTGCGCGCCATCGGGGAGGCCCGGCTGATCACGCCGCTGCGCTCGGAGGGCGGACACCGCCGCTACTCGCGCTATCAGCTGCGGATCGCCGCGCGCGCCCGTGAGCTCGTCGACCGGGGGACCCCGATCGAGGCCGCCTGCCGCATCGTCATCCTCGAGGACCAGCTCGAGGAAGCCCAGCGCATCCACGCCGAGTACCGTGCCGCGCACGAAGCCTCCGGCGGCTCTTCTCCCGCTTCAAGCTGA
- a CDS encoding CBS domain-containing protein, whose translation MTPVLTQHAATAHAPRIRDDMTVEVALSLMAGARVDHLVLCDGDDQSTGLVTLARLTVLRDAPGYTDRVRLRDLPEE comes from the coding sequence ATGACGCCGGTTCTGACGCAGCACGCCGCCACGGCCCACGCCCCTCGCATCCGTGACGACATGACGGTCGAGGTGGCGCTGTCGCTCATGGCCGGTGCGCGGGTCGATCACCTCGTCCTGTGCGACGGGGACGACCAGAGCACGGGGCTGGTCACCCTGGCCCGGCTCACCGTGCTGCGGGACGCCCCCGGCTACACGGACCGCGTAAGGCTCCGGGACCTCCCGGAGGAGTGA
- a CDS encoding DEAD/DEAH box helicase, whose translation MKRAHTSRTRDRFPQGGGPDRHSGRPRRSGGFGSRRAPQGEFAPPKTITPPLPAVEAFADLGLPERLLATLGREGVTAPFPIQAATLPNSLAGRDVLGRGRTGSGKTLAFGLAALARTAGRRAEPRQPLALVLVPTRELAQQVTDALTPYARSVSLRLATVVGGMSLGRQASVLRGGAELVVATPGRLKDLIDRGDCRLDQVDITVLDEADQMADMGFMPQVTALLDQVRPGGQRMLFSATLDRNVDRLVRTYLHDPVVHSVDPSAGAVTTMEHHVLHVHDADKHRTTTEIAARDGRVIMFLDTKHAVDRLTAHLLNSGVRAAALHGGKSQPQRTRTLAQFKSGDVTVLVATNVAARGIHVDNLDLVVNVDPPSDHKDYLHRGGRTARAGESGSVVTLVTPGQRRGMSRLMSSAGITPQVAQVRSGEAELSRITGAQAPSGVPVVIPAPRAERRPGGPAGPRGRRGRRPSGQGRPAGEAARPRAQRRPGSGSGPAA comes from the coding sequence ATGAAGCGTGCCCACACATCCCGTACCCGTGACCGTTTCCCGCAGGGCGGCGGGCCCGACCGCCACTCCGGTCGTCCGCGCCGCTCCGGCGGCTTCGGAAGTCGCCGGGCTCCCCAGGGCGAGTTCGCGCCGCCGAAGACGATCACTCCCCCGTTGCCGGCCGTCGAGGCGTTCGCCGATCTCGGCCTGCCCGAGCGGCTGTTGGCCACCCTCGGCCGCGAGGGTGTGACCGCGCCGTTCCCGATCCAGGCGGCGACCCTGCCCAACTCCCTGGCCGGCCGGGATGTGCTCGGCCGTGGCCGTACCGGCTCCGGCAAGACCCTGGCCTTCGGCCTGGCGGCACTGGCCCGCACGGCCGGGCGGCGCGCCGAGCCTCGGCAGCCGCTCGCCCTCGTCCTGGTGCCGACCCGCGAGCTGGCCCAGCAGGTCACCGACGCCCTCACCCCGTACGCCCGCTCCGTGAGTCTGCGGCTCGCCACCGTCGTCGGCGGGATGTCCCTGGGCAGGCAGGCCAGTGTCCTGCGCGGCGGGGCCGAGCTGGTCGTCGCGACGCCCGGCCGGCTCAAGGACCTCATCGACCGGGGCGACTGCCGCCTGGACCAGGTCGACATCACCGTCCTGGACGAGGCCGACCAGATGGCCGACATGGGCTTCATGCCGCAGGTGACCGCCCTGCTCGACCAGGTGCGCCCGGGCGGCCAGCGGATGCTCTTCTCCGCCACCCTGGACCGCAACGTCGACCGCCTCGTCCGCACCTATCTGCACGACCCGGTGGTGCACTCCGTCGACCCGTCCGCGGGCGCCGTCACCACGATGGAGCACCACGTCCTCCATGTGCACGACGCCGACAAGCACCGGACGACCACCGAGATCGCGGCGCGCGACGGCCGGGTCATCATGTTCCTCGACACCAAGCACGCGGTGGACCGGCTGACCGCGCACCTGTTGAACAGCGGTGTCCGCGCCGCGGCCCTGCACGGCGGCAAGTCCCAGCCCCAGCGGACCCGGACCCTCGCCCAGTTCAAGAGCGGGGACGTGACGGTCCTGGTGGCGACGAACGTCGCGGCACGCGGCATCCACGTCGACAACCTCGACCTCGTCGTCAACGTGGATCCGCCCAGTGACCACAAGGACTACCTGCACCGCGGCGGCCGTACGGCCAGGGCCGGCGAGTCCGGCAGCGTGGTCACCCTGGTGACCCCGGGCCAGCGGCGCGGCATGAGCCGGCTGATGTCGTCGGCGGGCATCACCCCCCAGGTCGCCCAGGTGCGTTCCGGCGAGGCGGAACTGAGCCGCATCACGGGCGCCCAGGCCCCTTCCGGGGTCCCGGTCGTCATCCCCGCGCCGCGCGCGGAACGCCGCCCCGGCGGCCCCGCCGGGCCCCGGGGCCGCCGGGGTCGCCGCCCCTCCGGACAGGGCCGCCCCGCCGGTGAGGCGGCGCGCCCCAGGGCGCAGCGGCGACCGGGTTCCGGTTCCGGCCCGGCCGCATAG
- a CDS encoding cold-shock protein: MATGTVKWFNAEKGFGFIEQDGGGADVFAHYSNIATQGFRELLEGQKVSFDIAQGQKGPTAENIVPA; this comes from the coding sequence ATGGCTACCGGTACCGTGAAGTGGTTCAACGCTGAAAAGGGCTTCGGCTTCATCGAGCAGGACGGCGGCGGCGCCGACGTCTTCGCCCACTACTCGAACATCGCCACCCAGGGCTTCCGCGAGCTGCTCGAAGGCCAGAAGGTGTCGTTCGACATCGCGCAGGGCCAGAAGGGCCCGACGGCCGAGAACATCGTGCCCGCCTGA
- a CDS encoding DUF4232 domain-containing protein — protein MSGNRRKAFLVSAVLVGGAMLMTACQDTDKAADTGASQGSSSASADAATPSGSSAAGGGQGTSKGSGTAGKGSGATGGTEDGAGSGADTGNGKREPVQQSCGANDISWNTRSETQAGGYILISAKAKPGITCILPAALPTVAFGSDGTEAGPAEQAVGEQITLSGNTTAYAGVNPKSTNADGGKELDSIIVAVGNDDPEPVSLKVGTITVDKPVVTNWHTSATDAVPFS, from the coding sequence ATGTCCGGCAACCGTCGCAAGGCCTTCCTCGTCTCCGCAGTCCTCGTGGGCGGCGCCATGCTGATGACCGCATGCCAGGACACGGACAAGGCCGCGGACACCGGAGCGTCGCAGGGTTCCTCGTCCGCGTCCGCCGACGCGGCCACCCCGTCCGGCTCCTCGGCCGCGGGCGGCGGCCAGGGCACCAGCAAGGGCTCCGGCACCGCGGGCAAGGGCTCCGGGGCGACGGGCGGGACGGAGGACGGGGCCGGCTCCGGCGCCGACACCGGCAACGGCAAGCGGGAGCCCGTCCAGCAGAGCTGCGGAGCCAACGACATCTCCTGGAACACCAGGTCCGAGACCCAGGCCGGCGGCTACATCCTGATCTCCGCGAAGGCGAAGCCCGGGATCACCTGCATCCTGCCCGCCGCACTCCCGACCGTGGCGTTCGGATCCGACGGCACCGAGGCGGGCCCCGCGGAGCAGGCCGTGGGCGAGCAGATCACGCTGAGCGGCAACACCACCGCCTACGCCGGGGTGAACCCCAAGAGCACGAACGCGGACGGAGGCAAGGAGCTGGACAGCATCATCGTCGCCGTCGGAAACGACGACCCCGAGCCGGTCTCACTGAAGGTCGGCACCATCACGGTCGACAAGCCGGTCGTCACCAACTGGCACACCTCCGCGACGGACGCCGTCCCCTTCAGCTGA
- a CDS encoding GntR family transcriptional regulator produces the protein MSLDRPVSRRLLSDEVFDRLRDSIVRGELVPGEKVRDGELAERLGLSRTPVREALARLADIGLVEAKPGVYTRITTLNRRDVENTLAVLRSLDQLAVEAAVPVMTEQDLGRMREANRDFERAVAAGDTAAALAADDRFHAVPLTAAANPVLSRIVEQLHPQIHRFLHREFSTLLGGRGTIEHHDRLVEVCAGGDARAAADLSGRHWLELGGHISELFDTDQFAEAATG, from the coding sequence ATGTCGCTCGACCGTCCCGTCTCCCGCCGCCTTCTCAGTGACGAGGTCTTCGACCGCCTGCGCGACTCCATCGTGCGCGGGGAACTCGTCCCCGGCGAGAAGGTCAGGGACGGTGAGCTCGCCGAGCGCCTCGGTCTGAGCCGCACGCCCGTGCGCGAGGCGCTCGCCCGGCTCGCCGACATCGGCCTGGTCGAAGCGAAGCCCGGCGTCTACACCCGCATCACCACCCTCAACCGGCGCGATGTCGAGAACACCCTCGCCGTCCTGCGCTCCCTCGACCAGCTCGCCGTGGAAGCGGCCGTCCCGGTCATGACCGAGCAGGACCTCGGCCGCATGCGCGAGGCCAACCGCGACTTCGAACGGGCCGTCGCGGCCGGCGACACCGCCGCCGCGCTCGCGGCCGACGACCGCTTCCACGCCGTCCCCCTCACGGCCGCCGCCAACCCCGTGCTCAGCCGGATCGTCGAGCAACTCCACCCGCAGATCCACCGCTTCCTGCACCGCGAGTTCTCCACCCTGCTCGGCGGACGCGGCACCATCGAGCACCACGACCGGCTCGTCGAGGTCTGCGCCGGCGGTGACGCCCGCGCCGCCGCCGACCTCTCCGGACGCCACTGGCTGGAACTCGGCGGGCACATCAGCGAGCTGTTCGACACCGACCAGTTCGCGGAAGCGGCGACCGGATGA
- a CDS encoding phosphatase PAP2 family protein produces the protein MFSPRGGTTSGGAWRPGRATLWIAAGVVACGFLVALEIASRGYGEPGPITNQLRALVFAPKPGPLYGGLVLMMVVLTWRQRFLAAGAALGIDSVLLLVRWAAGIEAGDGEFIGTGALWVMLGFAVVAVTRRTGAERVLLLKGVGLGLLLVAARKTGDTWLFITSKTRPTVLDQYVAMADHALGNPSWLAGRLVEATDPISSHVLQLVYGQLAVAAVVVAAYQLRDVVAERRFPSHHLVRTFLVIGLLGPGIYMLFPVVGPVFAYGPGASGTGGVEWAAANLWPHTPLPITTPAPMTYDGLTPRNCMPSLHTAWAVAIFVHTRRAPRMLRFAGTFWLVATLAATLGFGYHYGVDLVAGVVFTLTIEGALRSAERGWDRRGVQLVTYGTTVFVALLVSYRYLPMEMAQHPELFGPLLILAMTSVIYGYIRTTRRWEAARAPARQPEPQPEPA, from the coding sequence GTGTTCTCGCCAAGAGGCGGCACGACGTCGGGGGGTGCGTGGCGCCCTGGGCGCGCGACGCTGTGGATCGCGGCGGGGGTGGTGGCGTGCGGATTCCTCGTCGCGCTGGAGATCGCCTCCCGCGGCTACGGTGAACCGGGGCCGATCACCAACCAGCTGAGGGCCCTGGTCTTCGCCCCCAAGCCGGGCCCGCTCTACGGCGGCCTGGTGCTGATGATGGTGGTGCTGACCTGGCGGCAGCGGTTCCTCGCGGCCGGCGCAGCGCTCGGTATCGACTCCGTCCTGCTGCTGGTGCGATGGGCGGCCGGGATCGAGGCGGGTGACGGCGAGTTCATCGGCACCGGCGCGCTGTGGGTGATGCTGGGCTTCGCCGTCGTCGCCGTCACCCGCCGCACCGGCGCGGAACGCGTCTTGCTGCTCAAGGGCGTAGGGCTGGGCCTGTTGCTGGTGGCCGCCCGCAAGACCGGTGACACCTGGCTGTTCATCACGTCGAAGACCCGCCCGACGGTGCTCGACCAGTACGTGGCGATGGCCGATCACGCGCTGGGCAACCCGTCCTGGCTCGCGGGCCGGCTGGTCGAGGCCACCGACCCGATCAGCTCCCACGTCCTTCAACTGGTCTACGGCCAGCTCGCGGTGGCCGCGGTCGTCGTCGCGGCGTACCAGCTGCGCGACGTGGTGGCCGAGCGCCGCTTCCCGAGCCATCACCTCGTGCGCACCTTCCTGGTGATAGGCCTCCTAGGGCCGGGCATCTACATGCTCTTCCCGGTGGTCGGACCGGTCTTCGCCTACGGCCCGGGCGCCTCCGGCACCGGCGGTGTGGAGTGGGCGGCGGCCAACCTGTGGCCCCACACCCCGCTGCCGATCACCACCCCGGCGCCGATGACGTACGACGGGCTCACCCCCCGCAACTGCATGCCCAGCCTGCACACCGCCTGGGCCGTCGCGATCTTCGTCCACACCCGCCGGGCGCCGCGGATGCTGCGGTTCGCGGGCACGTTCTGGCTGGTCGCCACCCTCGCCGCGACGCTGGGATTCGGCTACCACTACGGCGTCGACCTGGTCGCCGGCGTGGTGTTCACCCTCACCATCGAGGGGGCGCTGCGCTCGGCCGAACGCGGCTGGGACCGGCGGGGCGTCCAGCTGGTCACCTACGGCACCACGGTCTTCGTCGCGCTCCTGGTGTCATACCGCTACCTGCCGATGGAGATGGCCCAGCACCCGGAACTCTTCGGGCCCTTGCTCATCCTGGCGATGACCTCGGTGATCTACGGCTACATACGGACCACCAGGCGGTGGGAGGCGGCACGCGCACCGGCCCGGCAACCGGAGCCGCAGCCCGAGCCGGCCTGA
- a CDS encoding SDR family oxidoreductase — protein sequence MISTQLLRGQKALVTGANSGIGKATAIGLGRAGADVVVNYVTGRDEAEKVVEEITSFGVRAAAYEADVSDEGQVVAMTQRMVEEFGTIDILVANAGLQRDAAVTEMTLAQWQKVLDVNLTGQFLCAREATKEFLRRGVVPEVSRAAGKIICMSSVHQIIPWAGHVNYASSKGGVRMMMETLAQELAPKKIRVNAIAPGAIKTPINRSAWETPDAERDLLRLIPYNRVGTPEDIAHAAVALASDVMDYVVGTTLYVDGGMTLFPGFATGG from the coding sequence ATGATCTCCACCCAGCTGCTCAGGGGCCAGAAGGCGCTGGTGACCGGGGCCAACTCCGGCATCGGCAAGGCCACGGCCATCGGCCTGGGCAGAGCCGGAGCGGACGTGGTCGTCAACTACGTGACCGGCCGCGACGAGGCCGAGAAGGTCGTCGAGGAGATCACCTCGTTCGGGGTGCGGGCGGCGGCGTACGAGGCGGACGTGTCCGACGAGGGCCAGGTCGTCGCCATGACGCAGCGGATGGTCGAGGAGTTCGGGACGATCGACATCCTGGTCGCCAACGCCGGGCTGCAGCGTGACGCCGCGGTCACCGAGATGACGCTCGCCCAGTGGCAGAAGGTCCTCGACGTCAACCTCACCGGGCAGTTCCTCTGCGCCCGCGAGGCGACCAAGGAGTTCCTGCGCCGCGGGGTCGTCCCCGAGGTGTCCCGCGCCGCGGGCAAGATCATCTGCATGAGCTCGGTGCACCAGATCATCCCGTGGGCGGGGCACGTCAACTACGCCTCCTCCAAGGGCGGCGTGCGGATGATGATGGAGACCCTCGCCCAGGAACTCGCCCCGAAGAAGATCCGGGTGAACGCGATCGCCCCCGGGGCCATCAAGACCCCCATCAACCGCAGCGCCTGGGAGACGCCGGACGCCGAGCGGGACCTCCTGCGGCTGATCCCCTACAACCGCGTCGGCACGCCCGAGGACATCGCCCACGCGGCCGTCGCCCTCGCCTCCGACGTCATGGACTACGTCGTGGGCACCACCCTCTACGTCGACGGGGGCATGACCCTCTTCCCCGGATTCGCCACCGGCGGCTGA
- a CDS encoding glycoside hydrolase family 15 protein produces the protein MDEYPLIENHGLIGDLQTAALVTTDGTVDWFCCPRFDSPSVFGALLDKDDGGHCTVRPAHTTYATKQLYLPDTAILVTRFMTEAGAGEVVDFMPVTGTTVTPRHRLVRLVRCVRGSMTFQIDIAPRFDYGRKPHELHVTEHGAVFVSEGQSLTVHPIREPDDDRLLNSLTVDNDLHLAVGLQAGQQRGLVLESAADGPPREIRLAEFQQDFDDAIRYWRSWLSKSRYSGRWREAVERSAITLKLMTYAPTGAVVAAPTTGLPEQLGGERNWDYRFTWIRDASFSVYALLGMGFTEEARAFIGWLGERIKERAGGEGGSGPLNIMYAVDGSSDLKEEILDHWEGYEGSAPVRIGNGAATQIQLDIYGEALDSIYFAHRHGIHPGHRQWTGLLAVLDWLTEHWDQAGEGLWETRGGRRHFTYGRVMSWVAFDRALRLAQAAGRPARTERWSSVRDTIYEQVMERGWNESRGAFVQHYGGDVLDSSLLRMPTVGFITPEDPMWASTLDAMEQELVTDSLVYRYNPEASPDGLRGSEGTFSLCTFMYVDALARAGRTDQARLVLEKMLGYTNHLGLYSEEIALTGRQLGNFPQAFTHLALIDAAITLDAALNRR, from the coding sequence ATGGACGAGTACCCGCTGATCGAGAACCACGGCCTGATCGGTGATCTGCAGACCGCGGCGCTGGTGACCACCGACGGGACGGTCGACTGGTTCTGCTGTCCGCGCTTCGACTCGCCGAGTGTGTTCGGCGCGCTGCTGGACAAGGACGACGGCGGACACTGCACGGTCAGGCCCGCTCACACGACGTACGCGACCAAGCAGCTGTACCTGCCCGACACGGCGATCCTGGTGACCCGGTTCATGACCGAGGCGGGTGCGGGTGAGGTGGTCGACTTCATGCCGGTGACCGGTACGACGGTCACCCCGCGCCACCGGCTGGTCCGCCTGGTGCGCTGTGTGCGCGGCAGCATGACGTTCCAGATCGACATCGCGCCGCGCTTCGACTACGGGCGCAAGCCGCACGAGCTGCACGTCACCGAGCACGGCGCGGTCTTCGTCTCGGAGGGGCAGAGCCTGACGGTCCACCCCATCCGTGAACCGGACGACGACCGGCTGCTGAACTCCCTCACGGTCGACAACGACCTGCACCTCGCGGTCGGTCTCCAGGCGGGGCAGCAGCGCGGACTGGTCCTGGAGTCGGCCGCCGACGGGCCGCCCCGGGAGATCCGGCTCGCCGAGTTCCAGCAGGACTTCGACGACGCCATCCGGTACTGGCGGTCCTGGCTGAGCAAGTCCCGGTACTCCGGGCGCTGGCGCGAGGCCGTGGAACGCTCCGCCATCACGCTGAAGCTCATGACCTACGCCCCGACCGGCGCCGTGGTGGCGGCGCCCACGACGGGGCTGCCCGAACAGCTGGGGGGCGAGCGCAACTGGGACTACCGGTTCACCTGGATCCGGGACGCCTCCTTCTCCGTGTACGCCCTGCTGGGCATGGGGTTCACCGAAGAGGCCCGGGCGTTCATCGGGTGGCTCGGCGAGCGGATCAAGGAGCGGGCGGGTGGCGAGGGGGGTTCGGGGCCGCTGAACATCATGTACGCGGTCGACGGCTCCTCCGATCTGAAGGAGGAGATTCTGGACCACTGGGAGGGCTACGAGGGGTCGGCCCCGGTACGCATCGGCAACGGCGCCGCCACGCAGATCCAGTTGGACATCTACGGCGAGGCGCTGGACAGCATCTACTTCGCCCACCGGCACGGGATCCATCCCGGGCACCGGCAGTGGACCGGGCTGCTGGCCGTGCTCGACTGGCTGACGGAGCACTGGGACCAGGCGGGAGAGGGCCTGTGGGAGACCCGCGGCGGCCGTCGGCACTTCACGTACGGCCGCGTGATGTCGTGGGTCGCCTTCGACCGCGCGCTGCGGCTCGCGCAGGCCGCGGGCCGCCCGGCCCGGACCGAGCGCTGGAGCAGTGTGCGCGACACCATCTACGAGCAGGTCATGGAGCGGGGCTGGAACGAGTCGCGCGGGGCCTTCGTCCAGCACTACGGCGGCGATGTGCTCGACTCCTCGCTGCTGCGGATGCCGACGGTCGGCTTCATCACGCCCGAGGACCCGATGTGGGCCTCCACGCTGGACGCGATGGAGCAGGAGCTGGTCACCGACAGCCTGGTGTACCGGTACAACCCCGAGGCCTCGCCCGACGGGTTGCGCGGCTCCGAGGGGACCTTCTCGCTGTGCACCTTCATGTACGTCGACGCCCTCGCCCGCGCCGGACGGACCGACCAGGCCAGGCTCGTCCTGGAGAAGATGCTCGGCTACACCAACCATCTCGGCCTGTACTCCGAGGAGATCGCCCTGACGGGACGCCAACTCGGCAACTTCCCGCAGGCGTTCACCCACCTGGCGCTCATCGACGCGGCCATCACCCTCGACGCGGCTCTGAACCGCCGATGA
- a CDS encoding calcium-binding protein — protein MRKRAALAVLTAVAGLAALAMPGAHADDNVGDLQVDGVVVNGGKNIVVDTADKTITVSVTATDPSGIWDADFTLWRGPDGTDPYYSADGVIDPNENTTPADCVASSSTTSTCSKTFTFEPDWWLTNADAGTWKVQAQVNANDGSYTDRWAYTTTRLQRHSKLTVNASPEPIAKGRTLTITGKLSRANWDTLDYRGYTNQPVKLQFRKAGTTTYTTVKTVYTSSTGTLTTTAPASEDGYWRWNFAGTTTTPAVSATGDFVDVQ, from the coding sequence ATGCGCAAGCGCGCTGCTCTTGCCGTACTCACCGCCGTCGCCGGACTGGCGGCCCTGGCCATGCCCGGTGCCCACGCGGATGACAACGTGGGCGACCTCCAGGTCGACGGCGTCGTCGTCAACGGCGGAAAGAACATCGTGGTCGACACGGCCGACAAGACGATCACGGTCTCGGTGACCGCCACCGACCCGTCGGGCATCTGGGACGCGGACTTCACCCTGTGGCGGGGCCCGGACGGCACCGACCCCTACTACAGCGCCGACGGCGTGATCGATCCCAACGAGAACACCACCCCGGCCGACTGCGTCGCCTCCAGCAGCACGACGTCGACCTGCTCGAAGACCTTCACCTTCGAACCGGACTGGTGGCTCACGAACGCCGACGCCGGCACGTGGAAGGTCCAAGCCCAGGTGAACGCCAACGACGGCAGCTACACCGACCGGTGGGCCTACACCACCACCCGGCTCCAGCGGCACTCCAAGCTGACCGTCAACGCGAGCCCCGAGCCGATAGCCAAGGGCAGAACGCTCACGATCACCGGCAAGCTCAGCCGGGCCAACTGGGACACGCTCGACTACCGGGGCTACACCAACCAGCCGGTCAAGCTCCAGTTTCGCAAGGCGGGCACCACGACGTACACCACGGTCAAGACCGTGTACACCTCCAGCACCGGCACCCTGACGACCACGGCCCCCGCGTCCGAAGACGGCTACTGGCGCTGGAACTTCGCAGGGACGACCACCACCCCGGCCGTCAGCGCGACCGGCGACTTCGTCGACGTGCAGTGA